The genomic segment ATCGCAAACTCTGTGTTTCCTTTCTCACTGGCTTTAGATCGCAATTTCATCAACTGATTGTCATTAGGTTGCTCCCGTCGTATCCTATCTCTCAATGTAGGTCGAATAACCAAAGCTGAAAATCTAGCGATGGTCCCTTGCTCTACCGTAGTGATCTCGCTCCTCTGAAGATCCAATaacaacggcttctgaatcaaTGAGCTCAAAGAAGAAACTGACttgcggctcaaagcatctgcaacgaCGTTTGCTTTAACTGGGTGATAGCTAatggtcacatcataatctttaacaagttctaaccacctcctctgccgCAAATTGAGTTCCTTCTGAGAgaatagatatttcaagctcTTATGGTCTGTGAAAACTTcacatttctcgccatacagataatgcctccatattttaaatgcaaatacCACTGCATCCAACTCAAGATTGTGGGTGGGATAATTCTTTTCGTATTCCTttaactggcgagaagcataagcgattactttcccacgctgcatcagtACAGCTCCAAGTCCCATCTTTTGACGCATCAgtgtaaacaataaaatcttCAGTACCACACGAAATTGCTAGGATAGGGGCTGATGTCAACTTGTCTTTCAACACTTGAAATCCGTGCTGGCAATCGTTTCtccactcaaacttcaccgctttcctcgtcagattggttaatggcagggctatttttgaaaaatttgcaATATAACgtcgataataacctgccaaaccaagaaaactacgcACCTCGGAGACTGTCGTACGAATAGGCCATTTCTTAATAGCTTCAATCTTCATGGGATACACTGCAATGCCTTTTCTCGAAACGATATGGCCCAGAAATGATACttgctctaaccagaattcacactttttCAACTTTGCATATAATTGTTGTTCCCTTAATAACTACAATATAGTTCTGAGATGCTCGACATGAAGTTCCcgagtcttggaataaatcaggatatcgtcaatgaaaacgATAACAAAGCTATCCAGATATGGCTTGAAGACCCGGTTCATTAGGTCCATGAAGACGGACGGAGCGTTCGTCAACCCAAATGACATGACTAATAACTCATAATGGCcgtacctggttctgaatgaaTTTTTAGGGACGTCGGCTTCCCTAACTTTCAGCAGataataaccagaacgcaggtcGATCTTTGAAAACACTGTCGCTCCCTGTAGCTgatcaaagagatcatcaatcctcggcaatggatatttattcttgatcgtggctttgttgatctctctgtaatcaatacacaaccgcaaagatccatctttctttttgacaaataaaaccggagctccccacggagaagAACTCGGACTAATAAAACCTTTGTCTAATAGATCTTGCAACTGATTCTTCAGTTCCTTCATTTCAGTCGGGGCCATTCGGTAAGGAGCTTTTGAAATCGGAGCAGTACCTGGAACCAAGTCAATCACGAACTCAACTTCACGGTCACGTGGCAATCCAGGCACATCATCCGCAAATACGTCAGGAAAATCCCGAACTACCTCAATCTCATTCAACTCAATCTTCATCTCAGTATTCAAATCTATCACAGCAGCTAAAAACCCATGACACCCCTTTGATAACATTTCATGAGCTTTGAGACAAGAAATATAAGGAGTGTCAAGCGAAATACCTGAACTCTGGAAAATCCCGCTATCATCAACTTCTGCAGGAAATCGCACTGTTTTAGCCACGCAGTCAATAACGGCACGATATGACGATAGCCAGTCCCTtcccaaaataacatcaaacGCCACCATGGGAATAATAATAAGATCAGCAAAATAGATTTTCTCATTTACTTGCAATGTACAACCTTTAAGAATACTAGAAGGCCATAATTCGTCTTCCGACGGCAACAAAATACTATAGTGGAGGGGTTCAAAAGATGGAACAACATTCAAAGAGCGCAAGAAAATTTCTGACATAAAGGAATGCGTAGCACCAGTgtcaatcaatgtaatagcggCCTTTCCTGAAAATAAGATAGTACCTGATATaacagaagaatcaggatttgCGCCTTCTTTGGTCATAGTGAAGATTCTGCCTTGAACTCTATTTTTCCCTTTCTCACATTTCACTGGACAATTTTTGATAACATGTCCAACACCTCCACAACGAAAGCATCGATTACTTCCAACCAAGCACTCACCTATATGCATTTCGCCACATTTTGGATATACAGGTCGATCATATGTAGGCGGTGGCATAGGAGCTTTGGATCGATGCTCTTTTTTTTGCCTCTGAACTTGCCCTTACCTTTCCATCCGGATCCTTGGCCTTTAGTAGAAAAATCTTGGCGCTTCAATTGTCTTTCTCTTTCAATTTCCTTCTCGTCCTGCTCGGCCATCCTTGCTTTTTCAACAATCTCTTTATATGAAGCAGCTTTAGACATTCGAACGTCTCTTTTAATTTCAGCCCGGACACCTCTAAGAAAATGCTCGCCCTTTTCGATGTCATTGCTGGCCAGATATGGGGCAAACTGACACCCCTCTTCGAATTTGAGAATATACTCTTGGATTGACATATTTCCTTGCTTCAGTTCTGAAAATTCCTTCACTTTCTGACTTCGAACATCTCGAGGAATATATTTGTCgtagaataaatatttaaacTCCTGCCACTTGAGTGCCGAGACATTAACTGATATATTGGTGGCGTCCCACCAAGTCCTCGCCGTCTTGGTCAGTAAAAAAATGGCATAGCTGACTCGATCTATGTCTTGAAACTGAAGATAATCATATATAGCCTCCACAGCTTTGACCCATTCCAAGGCGACCATGGGATCAGTGCTACCATCAAATTCTGGTGGCTTCATCTTACGAAATTTTTTGAATGCGCCTTCACTATTGGGCTCGAGCCTCAAttgctctctctctctccctcGCCCTGCATTCTGCATTCGCAAGAGCTGCTGGATTTGCTCGCCGTGTACTTTGGCCTGTTCTTTCAGTAACTTGCTAAATTCACCAACCACTCTAGATGATGAACTATCCTCCCCTTCAGGTGCTTTACGCTTAGGCGGCATGATCCTGtgataaatattaatttaaaaccaTTTCCatacataacatatcataattattgagGCTACATATCCATATTAAATCAAATGATGCATGTACATACATACTGAATTGTCGACAGCAGAGAAAGTCATATGCCAAATCATTGGTCCGAAAATCTCGGCTCTggtaccactaaatgtaacactcgTGACTAAGATGCATTATCAGTGCGgaagctttaaaatataattggAGAAATGTGTTAATCTAAAAAAATTTGGGCATCAtctccccgtaaataggacatgcCACCTGCCTCAAACAACACATAATACACATGCaaaagattttcatatacatcagATACCAGTGTGTAAAGTATCTACACATCTTGCCAAAACCAAAGCGCAAAACaagattttcaatgtttttcCAAACTAGCCAAAAGCttgataataacaaaataacATCCATTCAAAATCTCCAAGTTTGGCATATTCCCTTCTCTCGCTTCGACAACTCAGGGATGATCAGTCTTTCTTACCtgtgcctgcatcacatgaacataactggaatgagaataaaactcagcaaatggaatcaatactgataagatacatatatatcattttattgtaaaacataAAAGGGATAGcctcaattttattttcttgaaaacattaaccatctcatttcataaacgtcgaatcatcattaatatcatccgtcaagaatcataatacaacaatacatagggatgatattcatttcattgattaactgaagaattgatagttcttataagatagttcattcattgctaaccctattcgtaaaaacgaatcttataggagggacacgtacctctgcataaaatacatcttataagagagcacatgttttcatagttaattggccaattacattGCGGACTTAGAATTGCCAAAGGCAACACCGCTACTATcactatcaatccaatcattcaatcatataaaacttcattcaagcattttatcaaacacattaGAGGCATCTTGAAAAGTTTAACTCCTTTCATtcaaaatgcatataattgcactaccatatatacatatatatatatatatatatatcatgaatggaatttgaaaggagttaacatcataaaatcatcaaaacacatacatataggaTCATGTGATGCATTGAAGAAATGATTCCACTTGCTACACTTGGAGCACTTGCTTTCCTAAATCTTGATGGTGATCCTACAATAATAAACCCAATAACTAACCATCAACACCAAAATAACAACATTAGATGATCATTTAATCCAATACAACAATCACAACCATCATGCCCTAACTTCTCCATCTTCATtaactcaagaacaagaagaaaagcCACTTACCTTTGCCCCTCACACTAAAAAGATGAAGTTCCAACTCcggattgaagattaattgcttgattgaataagagaagaagatgatgatgagGAACCCTAGCTAAGAATCGATGGAGAAGATAAATGAGGAGAagggaaatgagaaaaatgagagtcTCAACCgattttataccttaaaacacccAAAACACGCTTTTGTACTGTACAGGGTGCTCGGGTGGTCATacattaccgccctagcgcggacGTTTCTGCCCAAAAcacaaaatttcaaaaccagtggcgctcgggcggcagTTTCTTACCGCTTGGGCGCTGCTCTGCGCACAGTCTCCTCAAATATcgcctccgaaacgcctcttctcgtcataattttgaaaaatggtaaactacaaagttgtagctctatgtcttggcttgcttctccaat from the Primulina tabacum isolate GXHZ01 chromosome 8, ASM2559414v2, whole genome shotgun sequence genome contains:
- the LOC142554646 gene encoding uncharacterized protein LOC142554646, producing the protein MLGPELVQQTADVITLIQDRMKTAQARQKSYADNRRRTLEFEVGDHVFVKIAPLKGIMRFGRKGKLSPRFIGPFEILDRIGERAYRLALPPDLDRVHNILDRKVKVLRNKEIGIIKILWRNQLVEEATWEQEKEMKQRYPEFFPQHRIMPPKRKAPEGEDSSSSRVVGEFSKLLKEQAKVHGEQIQQLLRMQNAGRGREREQLRLEPNSEGAFKKFRKMKPPEFDGSTDPMVALEWVKAVEAIYDYLQFQDIDRVSYAIFLLTKTARTWWDATNISVNVSALKWQEFKYLFYDKYIPRDVRSQKVKEFSELKQGNMSIQEYILKFEEGCQFAPYLASNDIEKGEHFLRGVRAEIKRDVRMSKAASYKEIVEKARMAEQDEKEIERERQLKRQDFSTKGQGSGWKGECLVGSNRCFRCGGVGHVIKNCPVKCEKGKNRVQGRIFTMTKEGANPDSSVISGTILFSGKAAITLIDTGATHSFMSEIFLRSLNVVPSFEPLHYSILLPSEDELWPSSILKGCTLQVNEKIYFADLIIIPMVAFDVILGRDWLSSYRAVIDCVAKTVRFPAEVDDSGIFQSSGISLDTPYISCLKAHEMLSKGCHGFLAAVIDLNTEMKIELNEIEVVRDFPDVFADDVPGLPRDREVEFVIDLVPGTAPISKAPYRMAPTEMKELKNQLQDLLDKEQVSFLGHIVSRKGIAVYPMKIEAIKKWPIRTTVSEMGLGAVLMQRGKVIAYASRQLKEYEKNYPTHNLELDAVVFAFKIWRHYLYGEKCEVFTDHKSLKYLFSQKELNLRQRRWLELVKDYDVTISYHPVKANVVADALSRKSVSSLSSLIQKPLLLDLQRSEITTVEQGTIARFSALVIRPTLRDRIRREQPNDNQLMKLRSKASEKGNTEFAMNTDDLLTFRGRICVPSGDDIRRDVKIEHQIPAVTLQSLPIPQRKWEHITMDFVTGLPRTPKGYNSIWVIVDRLTKLAHFLPVKTTYAMNQYAEVYVAEIVRLHGQSERVIQILEDMLRACTIDFPGSWGSKLPLAEFTYNNSYQATIDMAPYEALYGRKCRSPLNWDEVGERKIDVRTRIGSRDS